The Desulfovibrio porci genome includes a region encoding these proteins:
- the speA gene encoding biosynthetic arginine decarboxylase codes for MAKNRALQQWRVEDSIELYGIRNWGAGYFNVSDEGEVIVCPQGPKGPQIPLPEIIAGLHERGYDMPVLLRVENILDSRIASIHESFRKAIKNLGYTGEYRGVFPIKVNQQQQVVEKIAQFGARYHHGLEVGSKAELIAAVSLMRDTEACIVCNGYKDEEFIDLGLQALRLGFNVFFVLEMPGELDVLLERAKALGVRPNLGVRAKLAVKAGGHWTDSGGERSTFGLSPAQIVDVVDTLKAHDMLDCFRLLHYHLGSQVSNIRDIRTGVMEGARLYVGLVQEGAPMGYLDLGGGLAVDYDGSHTNYVSSRNYNLDEYCADVVEAIMSILDEEQVPHPHIITESGRATVAYYSVLLFNILDVSVVEEVQLPDELPEDAPEPVRNLREVLSGISLRNLQECYNDAIYYRDEMRQLFSTGRVNLRQRTLAERFFWAIIMRIAQEKTRLKNVPRDLADIDVSLADIYYGNFSVFQSLPDSWAIDQLFPIMPVHRLKEFPSRQGIISDITCDSDGRIDHFIDPQGMKSTLDLHPLRDGEEYYLGVFLVGAYQETLGDLHNLMGDTNVVSIRASEDGSYEYVREIRGDSVADILSYVEYDPRRILEDLRSTAEQAVRQGRISPSERFAVMQAFEDGLRGYTYFER; via the coding sequence TTGGCCAAAAACCGCGCATTGCAGCAGTGGCGGGTGGAAGATTCCATCGAACTTTACGGCATCCGCAACTGGGGCGCCGGCTATTTCAATGTTTCGGACGAGGGCGAGGTGATCGTCTGCCCGCAGGGTCCCAAAGGCCCGCAGATTCCCCTGCCGGAAATCATCGCCGGTCTGCATGAGCGCGGCTACGACATGCCCGTGCTCCTGCGGGTGGAAAACATTCTGGACTCGCGCATTGCCAGCATCCATGAGTCCTTCCGCAAGGCCATCAAAAATCTGGGCTACACCGGCGAGTACCGGGGCGTGTTCCCCATCAAGGTCAACCAGCAGCAGCAGGTGGTGGAAAAAATCGCCCAGTTCGGCGCGCGCTACCACCACGGGCTGGAAGTGGGCTCCAAGGCAGAATTGATCGCCGCCGTCTCGCTGATGCGCGACACCGAGGCCTGCATCGTCTGCAACGGTTACAAGGACGAGGAATTCATCGACCTGGGGCTTCAGGCCCTGCGCCTGGGCTTCAACGTCTTTTTCGTGCTGGAAATGCCCGGCGAGCTGGACGTGCTGCTGGAGCGCGCCAAGGCTCTGGGCGTACGGCCCAACCTCGGCGTGCGGGCCAAGCTGGCGGTCAAAGCGGGCGGGCACTGGACGGATTCCGGCGGGGAGCGCTCCACCTTCGGCCTGTCCCCGGCCCAGATCGTCGACGTGGTGGACACACTCAAAGCCCACGACATGTTGGACTGCTTCCGCCTGCTGCACTACCACCTGGGTTCCCAGGTCTCCAACATCCGGGACATCCGCACCGGGGTCATGGAAGGCGCGCGCCTCTATGTGGGTCTGGTGCAGGAAGGCGCGCCCATGGGCTATCTGGATCTGGGCGGCGGTCTGGCCGTGGATTACGACGGCTCGCACACCAATTACGTTTCCTCGCGCAACTACAATCTGGACGAATACTGCGCGGACGTGGTGGAAGCCATTATGAGCATCCTGGATGAGGAGCAGGTGCCGCACCCGCACATCATCACCGAATCCGGCCGGGCCACGGTGGCCTATTATTCGGTGCTGCTCTTCAATATTCTGGATGTCAGCGTGGTGGAGGAAGTGCAGTTGCCCGACGAGCTGCCCGAGGATGCGCCGGAGCCCGTACGCAACCTGCGCGAGGTGCTCTCCGGCATTTCCCTGCGCAATCTTCAGGAATGCTACAACGACGCCATCTATTACCGCGACGAAATGCGCCAGCTCTTTTCCACGGGCCGGGTCAACCTGCGCCAGCGCACTCTGGCCGAGCGCTTTTTCTGGGCCATCATCATGCGCATCGCCCAGGAGAAAACCCGGCTCAAGAACGTGCCGCGCGACCTGGCGGACATCGACGTAAGCCTGGCGGACATTTATTACGGCAACTTCAGCGTGTTCCAGTCCCTGCCCGACTCCTGGGCCATTGATCAGCTCTTTCCGATCATGCCCGTGCACCGGCTCAAGGAATTTCCCTCGCGCCAGGGCATTATTTCGGACATCACCTGCGATTCCGACGGCCGCATCGACCACTTCATCGACCCGCAGGGCATGAAGTCCACCCTGGACCTGCATCCCCTGCGCGACGGCGAGGAATATTATCTGGGCGTCTTTCTGGTGGGAGCCTATCAGGAAACGCTGGGCGACCTGCATAACCTGATGGGCGACACCAACGTGGTCTCCATCCGCGCCTCGGAAGACGGCAGCTACGAATACGTGCGTGAAATTCGCGGAGACTCCGTGGCCGACATCCTGAGCTACGTGGAATACGACCCGCGCCGCATCCTTGAAGATTTGCGCAGCACCGCCGAACAGGCCGTGCGCCAGGGCCGCATCTCGCCCAGCGAGCGCTTCGCCGTCATGCAGGCTTTTGAGGACGGTCTGCGCGGCTACACCTATTTCGAGAGATAG
- a CDS encoding ABC transporter ATP-binding protein — MAACEAPVSGAISAVDATGAADATPLLALDGVSRRFTVRRGWFGEQRELTAVDGVSLGLRRGESLGLVGESGCGKSTLGRLVCGLLAPSAGRVLLEGRALPPAGADSWAAGRIQMVFQDPFSSLNPRLSVRASVAEPLAARSMPRAERRRLADEMLATVGLKGVGGRYPHEFSGGQRQRIAVARALVTSPDVIVCDEPVSALDASVQAQVLNLLCDVQERFSPAYLFISHDLAVVGFICPRIMVMYLGQVVEEAPRERLFAGAAHPYSQALLAAMPTGMAGERGVESLPQALEGELPSPLKPPSGCRFHPRCPKAVEICRREAPAWKDLAPGWRARCHLL, encoded by the coding sequence ATGGCGGCCTGTGAAGCTCCCGTGAGCGGCGCGATCAGCGCGGTTGACGCGACCGGCGCGGCCGACGCGACGCCCCTACTGGCGCTGGACGGCGTGAGCCGCCGCTTTACGGTGCGGCGCGGCTGGTTCGGGGAGCAACGGGAGCTTACCGCCGTGGATGGCGTGAGCCTCGGCCTGCGCCGCGGCGAAAGTCTCGGTCTGGTGGGTGAATCCGGCTGCGGCAAATCCACGCTGGGGCGTCTGGTCTGCGGTCTGCTGGCTCCTTCCGCGGGCCGGGTGCTGCTGGAGGGCAGGGCGTTGCCCCCGGCCGGAGCGGACAGCTGGGCCGCCGGGCGCATCCAGATGGTTTTTCAGGATCCTTTTTCCTCGCTCAATCCGCGTCTTTCCGTGCGGGCTTCCGTGGCCGAACCCCTGGCCGCCCGGAGTATGCCCCGCGCCGAGCGCCGCCGTCTGGCCGACGAAATGCTTGCCACCGTGGGCCTGAAAGGGGTGGGCGGACGGTATCCGCATGAATTTTCCGGCGGCCAGCGCCAGCGTATCGCCGTGGCCAGGGCGCTGGTCACCAGCCCGGACGTGATCGTCTGCGACGAGCCGGTTTCAGCGCTGGACGCCTCTGTGCAGGCCCAGGTGCTCAATCTGCTGTGCGACGTGCAGGAGCGCTTCAGCCCGGCCTATCTCTTCATCTCGCACGATCTGGCGGTGGTGGGCTTCATCTGCCCGCGTATTATGGTCATGTATCTCGGGCAGGTGGTGGAGGAGGCCCCGCGTGAACGGCTGTTCGCGGGCGCGGCCCATCCTTACAGCCAGGCCCTGCTGGCGGCCATGCCCACGGGCATGGCGGGAGAGCGCGGCGTGGAGTCCCTGCCGCAGGCCCTGGAAGGGGAACTGCCCAGCCCGCTCAAGCCGCCGTCAGGCTGCCGTTTTCATCCGCGTTGCCCCAAAGCCGTGGAAATCTGCCGCCGCGAAGCCCCGGCCTGGAAGGATCTGGCTCCCGGCTGGCGGGCGCGCTGTCATCTGCTGTGA
- the cobT gene encoding nicotinate-nucleotide--dimethylbenzimidazole phosphoribosyltransferase yields MDKKISFTQAELERLFPGLRIERPRREDLDAAQAHLDNLTKPRGSLGRLEELARRLYAMRRGELPLSVSPALMLTVAGDHGVAAQGVSPFPQAVTRQMVMNFLHGGAAVNVLCRCGGLDLRVVDAGCAGGPFTPHPMLLDRRLGDGTADMSRGPAMSRETCLNGLRRGVDLAAEAAGRGYRCLGTGEMGIANSTAGTALYCALLGLDPDALTGPGAGSDPAMVRHKAGIVREALRVNASLLASGDPVDILAAVGGFEIAVMSGIMLGAAAQRLPVLVDGFICSAAYAAALAICPALADYAVLSHASAEPGHSPALSRLAHDGAAPDGGGEPLLHLGMRLGEGTGGALAYHLLRGAAAIYNDMATFDAAGVTATEADRTA; encoded by the coding sequence ATGGACAAGAAAATCAGTTTCACTCAGGCCGAATTGGAACGGCTTTTTCCAGGACTGCGCATTGAGCGTCCGCGCCGGGAGGATCTGGACGCGGCCCAGGCCCATCTGGACAATCTGACCAAGCCGCGCGGCAGTCTGGGGCGGCTGGAGGAACTGGCCCGGCGTCTGTACGCCATGCGCCGTGGCGAACTGCCGCTTTCCGTGAGTCCGGCCCTGATGCTGACCGTGGCCGGGGACCACGGCGTGGCCGCCCAAGGCGTTTCGCCCTTTCCCCAGGCCGTGACCAGGCAGATGGTCATGAATTTTCTGCACGGCGGCGCGGCGGTCAACGTGCTCTGCCGGTGCGGCGGCCTGGATTTGCGGGTGGTGGACGCCGGTTGCGCGGGCGGGCCGTTCACGCCGCATCCCATGCTGCTGGACCGGCGTCTGGGCGACGGCACGGCGGACATGAGCCGTGGCCCGGCCATGAGCCGCGAGACCTGCCTGAACGGTCTGCGCCGGGGCGTGGATCTGGCCGCCGAGGCGGCCGGGCGGGGCTACCGCTGCCTGGGCACGGGAGAAATGGGCATTGCCAACTCCACAGCGGGCACGGCCCTCTATTGCGCCCTGCTGGGCCTGGACCCGGACGCGCTCACCGGTCCCGGCGCGGGTTCCGATCCTGCCATGGTCCGGCACAAGGCGGGCATCGTGCGCGAGGCCCTGCGGGTCAATGCGTCCCTGCTGGCCTCCGGCGATCCGGTGGATATTCTGGCCGCCGTGGGCGGCTTTGAGATCGCCGTGATGAGCGGCATCATGCTGGGCGCGGCGGCGCAACGGCTGCCCGTGCTGGTGGACGGCTTCATCTGCAGCGCGGCCTATGCGGCTGCTCTGGCCATCTGCCCGGCCCTGGCCGACTATGCCGTGCTTTCCCACGCCTCGGCCGAACCGGGGCACAGCCCGGCGCTGTCCAGGCTGGCCCATGACGGAGCCGCCCCGGATGGCGGCGGGGAACCCCTGCTCCATCTGGGCATGCGCCTGGGCGAAGGCACGGGCGGGGCCCTGGCCTATCATCTGCTGCGCGGCGCGGCGGCCATATATAATGATATGGCCACCTTTGACGCGGCGGGCGTGACGGCCACCGAAGCGGACAGGACGGCGTAA
- a CDS encoding trypsin-like peptidase domain-containing protein has translation MPNFAAQSVRGFLLLFCLLAGFPAGSPAAPAPDSPRMTPVVRAVQAVAPAVVNITSTHIIEGQRVSPLERFFGPGFSPGFPGFDGFPGARPGRQKRVSLGSGVIVDGPKGLVLTNAHVIAGGDEVMVHLLDGREFPATVKGAEPDFDIAVLEIKGARDLPAVRLGDSADIMPGETVIAIGNPFGFNHTVTTGVVSALGRTIRNDGGVFTDLIQTDAAINPGNSGGPLLNIEGGLIGINTAVDARAEGIGFAIPINKARRVMADLMGQGRVAPLWLGLMAEDLDSRMAMALGLREARGVLVGAVFEGTPAAKAGITPGDIIESINATPVRDRRDYINVLRNQTGGESLRLSLRRGEKNITLDVTPAPFDDATAQKLMERRWGLGVRESRQGPVIQSVRPDGPAAFLRKGDVITGVGGARIKNMAELLQAFRKERLAGQVLLQVVRDGRGYYARLVL, from the coding sequence ATGCCCAATTTTGCAGCCCAGAGCGTCCGTGGTTTTCTGCTTCTTTTCTGCCTGCTGGCCGGGTTCCCCGCCGGGAGCCCGGCCGCTCCCGCACCGGACAGTCCGCGTATGACCCCGGTGGTCCGCGCCGTGCAGGCCGTGGCCCCGGCGGTGGTCAACATCACCAGCACCCACATTATTGAAGGGCAGCGCGTCTCACCTCTGGAACGCTTTTTCGGCCCCGGCTTCAGCCCCGGTTTTCCGGGTTTTGACGGCTTTCCCGGCGCGCGGCCCGGACGGCAGAAGCGCGTCAGCCTGGGGTCCGGCGTCATTGTGGACGGCCCAAAGGGTCTGGTGCTGACCAACGCCCACGTCATCGCGGGCGGCGACGAAGTCATGGTCCATCTGCTGGACGGGCGCGAATTTCCCGCCACGGTCAAAGGCGCGGAACCGGATTTCGACATTGCCGTGCTGGAAATCAAAGGCGCGCGCGACCTTCCCGCCGTGCGTCTGGGCGACTCCGCCGACATCATGCCCGGCGAAACCGTCATCGCCATCGGCAACCCCTTCGGCTTCAACCATACGGTGACCACGGGCGTGGTTTCGGCCTTGGGCCGCACCATCCGCAACGACGGCGGCGTGTTCACGGATCTGATCCAGACCGACGCGGCCATCAATCCCGGCAACAGCGGCGGCCCGCTGCTGAACATCGAGGGCGGACTCATCGGCATCAACACCGCCGTGGACGCCCGGGCCGAGGGCATCGGCTTCGCCATTCCCATCAACAAGGCCCGCCGGGTCATGGCCGACCTCATGGGCCAGGGTCGGGTGGCTCCGCTCTGGCTGGGACTTATGGCCGAAGATCTGGACAGCCGCATGGCCATGGCCCTGGGCTTGCGGGAGGCGCGCGGCGTGCTGGTGGGCGCGGTCTTTGAGGGCACGCCGGCGGCCAAGGCGGGCATCACGCCCGGCGACATCATTGAAAGCATCAATGCCACACCCGTGCGCGACCGGCGCGACTACATCAATGTGCTGCGCAACCAGACCGGCGGAGAAAGCCTGCGCCTCAGCCTGCGCCGGGGTGAAAAGAATATCACTCTGGACGTGACGCCCGCGCCCTTTGACGACGCCACGGCCCAAAAACTCATGGAACGCCGCTGGGGTCTGGGCGTGCGGGAATCCAGGCAGGGTCCGGTCATCCAGAGTGTGCGCCCCGACGGTCCGGCCGCCTTTCTGCGCAAGGGTGATGTGATCACCGGCGTGGGCGGCGCGCGGATCAAAAATATGGCCGAGCTGCTCCAGGCCTTCCGCAAAGAGCGCCTCGCCGGACAGGTGCTTTTGCAGGTGGTGCGCGACGGCCGGGGCTACTACGCGCGTCTGGTGCTCTGA
- a CDS encoding ferredoxin, whose protein sequence is MGYNVSVDNDKCVGCGECVDVCPVEVYEIKDGKSEPVNAEECLGCESCVEVCETSAITVEEA, encoded by the coding sequence ATGGGCTACAATGTGAGTGTTGATAACGACAAATGCGTGGGTTGCGGCGAATGCGTGGACGTTTGCCCTGTGGAAGTCTATGAAATCAAGGACGGCAAGTCCGAACCCGTGAACGCCGAAGAATGCCTCGGCTGCGAATCCTGTGTGGAAGTCTGCGAAACCAGCGCCATCACTGTTGAAGAAGCCTAG
- a CDS encoding YkgJ family cysteine cluster protein, whose amino-acid sequence MIPDLSPIFSRYETLRAETDALFARVREAQPGCVTCKEGCSDCCHALFDLSLVEAMYLNRAFEAAFAHGPERSDILTRASESDRRLTRLKRELFRAEKDGESPEAIMAQAAQARLRCPLLDQEDRCLLYAARPITCRLYGVPTAIAGQGHVCGFSAFEKGKAYPTVHLDKIQARLEELSREVAETVESRFTELHEVYVPLSMALLTRYDEAYLGIGPAKPED is encoded by the coding sequence ATGATCCCCGATCTGAGCCCCATATTTTCCCGCTACGAAACCTTGCGGGCCGAGACCGACGCCCTGTTCGCGCGCGTGCGCGAGGCGCAGCCCGGTTGCGTGACCTGCAAGGAAGGCTGTAGCGACTGCTGCCACGCCCTGTTTGATCTCTCGCTGGTGGAGGCCATGTACCTGAACCGCGCCTTTGAGGCGGCTTTCGCCCACGGGCCGGAGCGTTCGGACATCCTCACCCGCGCCTCGGAAAGCGACCGTCGTCTCACCCGCCTGAAGCGGGAACTGTTCCGCGCCGAAAAAGACGGGGAAAGCCCGGAGGCCATCATGGCCCAGGCCGCCCAGGCCCGGCTGCGCTGTCCCCTGCTGGACCAGGAGGACCGCTGTCTGCTTTACGCGGCGCGGCCCATCACCTGCCGCCTGTACGGCGTGCCCACAGCCATTGCCGGGCAGGGACACGTCTGCGGCTTTTCGGCCTTTGAAAAGGGCAAAGCCTACCCCACCGTGCATCTGGACAAAATCCAGGCCCGGCTTGAGGAACTCAGCCGGGAGGTGGCCGAAACCGTGGAATCCCGCTTCACGGAGCTGCACGAAGTTTACGTGCCCCTGTCCATGGCTCTGCTCACCCGCTACGACGAGGCATATCTGGGCATCGGCCCGGCCAAACCCGAGGATTAG
- a CDS encoding tetratricopeptide repeat protein encodes MKERYDDLDEYIADLKKEIEANEQCATHYYNLGLALLTKRDFVAAEEALLNAVRNSPHLAEAYVQLGGICLERGDLEGCLRYNEEAANCRAKFPIPWSNIAFVHLQRGEPDKAITALRKALKWDPKFVQAKNALSTAYYMKGDFKACEETCRDLLAQEPGFAPAWNNLALALFDLKEYDQAIEAADKARELGFEVPEGFLEELKPHRK; translated from the coding sequence ATGAAAGAGCGCTACGACGATCTGGACGAATATATCGCGGACCTCAAAAAGGAAATTGAGGCCAACGAGCAATGCGCCACCCACTACTATAACCTGGGTCTGGCCCTGCTGACCAAGCGCGATTTTGTGGCCGCCGAGGAAGCGCTGCTCAACGCGGTGCGCAATTCTCCGCACCTGGCCGAAGCCTATGTGCAGCTGGGCGGCATCTGCCTTGAACGCGGCGACCTCGAAGGCTGTCTGCGCTACAACGAGGAAGCCGCCAACTGCCGGGCCAAATTCCCCATTCCCTGGAGCAACATCGCTTTTGTGCACCTCCAGCGCGGCGAGCCGGACAAGGCCATCACCGCCCTGCGCAAGGCCCTGAAATGGGACCCCAAATTCGTGCAGGCCAAGAACGCCCTGTCCACGGCCTATTACATGAAGGGCGACTTCAAGGCCTGTGAGGAAACCTGCCGGGATCTGCTGGCCCAGGAACCGGGCTTTGCCCCGGCCTGGAACAATCTGGCCCTGGCCCTCTTTGACCTCAAGGAATACGACCAGGCCATCGAGGCCGCGGACAAGGCGCGCGAGTTGGGCTTTGAGGTGCCGGAAGGCTTTCTGGAAGAACTGAAGCCCCACAGAAAATAA
- a CDS encoding pseudouridine synthase, with the protein MELEFRFRNNDLGPYFPTFQERVNTMLPARPAETAGAAAEAAAPELPSPEECAPVTPHLPGMEEVSQTLAQVEEKAALQSQELIQVHSGLNEQRVARLLGLLD; encoded by the coding sequence ATGGAACTGGAATTTCGCTTTCGCAATAATGATCTGGGACCGTATTTCCCCACTTTTCAGGAGCGGGTCAACACCATGCTCCCCGCCCGCCCGGCGGAAACGGCTGGCGCAGCCGCCGAAGCCGCTGCGCCCGAGCTGCCCTCTCCGGAAGAATGCGCTCCGGTCACGCCCCATCTGCCCGGTATGGAAGAAGTTTCTCAGACCCTGGCCCAGGTGGAAGAGAAGGCCGCCCTGCAAAGCCAGGAGTTGATTCAGGTCCACTCCGGCCTCAACGAGCAGCGGGTGGCGCGCCTGCTGGGCCTGCTGGACTGA